From Diaminobutyricibacter sp. McL0608, one genomic window encodes:
- a CDS encoding tetratricopeptide repeat protein encodes MSDSPSDEQKPNREGDRPQRDGQRRDISRHTGGRPQGSRPSGNGEHSRPARSGNSDRNAGDKHGSGAPRKTTGGEPWRGGKPGDSKSGQPWKRDGKPGDSKSGQPWKRDGKPDSSGGRDGGPKKLWTRDGKPARGDRDARDYERALTEEERLARELRSVRTRHDDPEIPEAIQARDLDKVARAELKTLSKDNADWVARHLVMAAQLIEDEPELAHQHALSAARRAGRVAVVRETLAITAYATGDFGLALRELRTFRRISGSNDQLPLMVDSERGVGRPDRALELGRSVDRASLPTEVQVSLAIAMSGARLDLGQNDEALAELEIAQLDPNRAYSWSPELFHAYGDVLDELGREEDASTWRDRAARAEQAIGVARGAGDDETVDVVEEEIERDDADADVAIDASEAPSAGDALGATLDDESEGDVVIEFEDEDDDIEIVEGEDDSAADDGTADEIEGEDGRDGDLPAKA; translated from the coding sequence ACACCGGCGGACGCCCCCAGGGCAGCCGGCCCAGCGGGAACGGTGAACACAGCCGGCCCGCGCGCAGCGGAAACAGCGACCGCAACGCGGGCGACAAGCACGGGAGCGGCGCACCCCGAAAAACAACGGGTGGAGAACCGTGGCGGGGCGGCAAACCCGGCGACTCGAAGAGCGGCCAGCCGTGGAAGCGGGACGGCAAACCCGGCGACTCGAAGAGCGGCCAGCCGTGGAAGCGGGACGGGAAGCCCGACAGCAGTGGAGGCCGTGACGGCGGTCCGAAGAAGCTGTGGACGCGCGACGGCAAGCCTGCGCGCGGCGACCGGGACGCACGCGACTACGAGCGTGCCCTCACCGAAGAGGAACGCCTTGCCCGCGAACTGCGTTCGGTGCGTACGCGACACGACGACCCCGAGATCCCTGAGGCCATCCAGGCCCGGGACCTCGACAAAGTCGCGCGCGCTGAACTGAAAACACTGAGCAAAGACAACGCAGACTGGGTGGCGCGCCACTTGGTGATGGCCGCCCAGCTCATCGAAGACGAGCCCGAGCTCGCGCACCAGCATGCGCTCTCTGCTGCACGACGGGCCGGCCGCGTCGCAGTCGTTCGCGAGACTCTGGCCATCACCGCCTACGCGACCGGCGACTTCGGGCTTGCGCTGCGTGAGCTGCGCACCTTCCGACGAATCAGCGGCTCCAACGACCAACTCCCGCTGATGGTGGACAGTGAGCGAGGCGTCGGGCGTCCGGACCGGGCACTCGAGCTCGGGCGGTCCGTCGACCGAGCGTCGCTTCCCACCGAAGTGCAGGTCTCACTCGCCATCGCAATGTCCGGTGCGCGTCTCGACCTCGGCCAGAACGACGAAGCGCTGGCGGAGCTGGAGATCGCCCAGCTCGACCCCAACCGGGCGTACTCGTGGAGCCCGGAGCTGTTCCACGCCTACGGCGATGTGCTCGACGAACTCGGGCGCGAAGAGGACGCGTCGACGTGGCGCGACCGTGCTGCTCGGGCCGAACAGGCGATCGGGGTGGCGCGCGGCGCAGGCGACGACGAGACCGTCGACGTGGTCGAAGAAGAGATCGAACGCGACGATGCCGACGCGGATGTCGCCATCGATGCGTCCGAAGCGCCGAGCGCCGGCGATGCGCTGGGCGCGACGCTCGACGACGAAAGCGAAGGCGACGTCGTCATCGAGTTCGAGGACGAAGACGACGACATCGAGATCGTCGAGGGCGAAGACGACAGCGCAGCCGACGACGGTACGGCGGACGAGATCGAGGGCGAAGACGGACGCGATGGCGATCTTCCGGCGAAAGCGTAG
- a CDS encoding HAD-IIA family hydrolase → MAIFRRKRSEGTAPLDGVDVVLADLDGVVYAGQRAIPHAVESLNAAAESVRVGYITNNASRTDASVAEHLTDLGLHVQPSDIVTSPQAAVRLLAQHVAPGSSILVVGGEGLVHEVEKAGFAVVRSADDDPAAVIQGFHPDLGWKDLAEASFALQRSTVEERPWVATNTDWTIPVARGIAPGNGTLVSAVHTATGRLPLVAGKPEVAIFEEATARFGAQSPLFIGDRLDTDILGANRAGIPSVHVLTGIDRAKQLIAADAKSRPTYILEDLRGLAEPYPQTRFSKDDSTATVGDASVRISGDDVQIVAEGTSEIDLLRAATAVIWTSGRAIYGLNVPERLYT, encoded by the coding sequence ATGGCGATCTTCCGGCGAAAGCGTAGCGAAGGAACGGCACCGCTCGACGGTGTCGATGTCGTCCTCGCCGATCTGGATGGTGTGGTCTATGCCGGGCAGCGGGCGATCCCGCACGCCGTGGAAAGTCTCAACGCGGCGGCCGAGAGCGTGCGCGTCGGATACATCACCAACAATGCGTCCCGCACAGACGCATCCGTCGCCGAGCACCTGACCGACCTGGGACTGCACGTCCAGCCCTCCGACATCGTCACGTCGCCGCAGGCGGCGGTCCGGCTTCTGGCGCAGCACGTCGCGCCCGGCTCCAGCATCCTGGTCGTCGGCGGGGAAGGCCTCGTGCACGAAGTCGAGAAGGCCGGCTTCGCCGTGGTGCGGTCGGCCGACGACGATCCGGCAGCGGTCATTCAGGGCTTCCACCCGGACCTCGGCTGGAAAGACCTGGCGGAGGCGTCGTTCGCGCTGCAGCGCAGCACCGTCGAGGAGCGTCCCTGGGTCGCGACCAACACGGACTGGACCATTCCTGTCGCTCGCGGGATCGCTCCCGGCAACGGAACCCTGGTGTCCGCGGTCCACACGGCCACCGGACGGCTGCCGCTCGTCGCGGGCAAGCCGGAGGTGGCGATCTTCGAAGAAGCGACCGCACGGTTCGGTGCCCAGTCACCGCTCTTCATCGGCGACAGGCTCGACACGGACATCCTCGGCGCGAACCGGGCGGGCATCCCGTCGGTACACGTTCTCACGGGGATCGACCGTGCGAAACAGCTCATCGCCGCCGACGCGAAGTCGCGCCCGACGTACATCCTCGAGGATCTCCGCGGGCTCGCGGAGCCGTACCCGCAGACGCGATTCTCCAAGGACGACTCGACCGCGACGGTGGGTGACGCCAGCGTCCGGATCAGCGGTGACGATGTGCAGATCGTGGCGGAAGGAACCTCCGAGATCGACCTGCTTCGAGCCGCGACCGCGGTGATCTGGACCTCCGGCAGGGCGATCTACGGGCTCAACGTGCCCGAACGGCTGTACACCTGA
- a CDS encoding CTP synthase, producing MDKTDAGNSNGITKHIFVTGGVVSSLGKGLTAASLGNLLTARGLRVVMQKLDPYLNVDPGTMNPFQHGEVFVTDDGAETDLDIGHYERFLDINLSQSANVTTGQIYSTVIAKERRGEYLGDTVQVIPHITDEIKRRMRLQAGDDPQPDVIITEIGGTVGDIESQPFIEAARQVRHELGRKNCFFVHVSLVPFMNASGEQKTKPTQHSVAALRSIGIQPDALVLRSDRPVSESNKRKIALMCDVDEAAVVNAIDVPSIYDIPTMLHDQGLDSYIIDQLGLDAGDVSWDGWASLLHAVHEPAHDVTIGLVGKYIDLPDAYLSVTEALRAGGFAHNAKVRLKWIASDECGTPEGAATQLSDVDAICVPGGFGVRGIEGKVGALRFARENGIPALGLCLGLQCMVIEYARHETGLTGASSSEFDPDTEFPVIATMAEQVEIIAGGDLGGTMRLGLYPATLAEGSIVSELYGANEASERHRHRYEVNNGYREQIADAGLWFSGTSPDGHLVEYVELPRDVHPFYVGTQAHPELRSRPNRAHPLFRGLVGAALDRQKASRLFEVTQDA from the coding sequence GTGGATAAAACAGACGCGGGCAATTCGAACGGCATTACCAAGCACATTTTCGTGACAGGTGGTGTCGTTTCTTCTTTGGGCAAGGGCCTCACGGCAGCCAGCCTGGGCAATCTTCTGACTGCCCGAGGCCTCCGGGTGGTGATGCAGAAACTCGACCCCTATCTGAATGTCGACCCCGGGACGATGAACCCGTTCCAGCACGGCGAAGTCTTCGTCACCGACGACGGCGCAGAGACCGACCTCGACATCGGACACTACGAGCGCTTCCTCGACATCAACCTCAGCCAGTCCGCGAACGTCACCACTGGGCAGATCTACTCCACCGTCATCGCCAAAGAACGCCGCGGCGAATACCTCGGCGACACGGTCCAGGTCATCCCGCACATCACCGACGAGATCAAACGCCGGATGCGCCTCCAGGCCGGGGACGACCCCCAGCCCGACGTGATCATCACCGAGATCGGCGGCACCGTCGGCGACATCGAATCGCAGCCGTTCATCGAAGCCGCCCGTCAGGTGCGCCACGAACTCGGCCGAAAGAACTGCTTCTTCGTCCACGTCTCGCTGGTGCCGTTCATGAACGCATCCGGCGAACAGAAGACGAAGCCCACCCAGCACTCCGTCGCAGCGCTCCGCTCCATCGGAATCCAGCCCGACGCGCTCGTGCTCCGCAGCGACCGCCCGGTCTCCGAATCCAACAAGCGCAAGATCGCCCTCATGTGCGACGTCGACGAAGCCGCGGTCGTCAACGCGATCGACGTGCCCAGCATCTACGACATCCCCACGATGCTCCACGACCAGGGCCTCGACTCCTACATCATCGACCAGCTCGGCCTCGACGCGGGAGACGTCAGCTGGGACGGCTGGGCCAGCCTGCTGCACGCTGTCCACGAGCCGGCCCACGACGTCACCATCGGACTCGTCGGAAAATACATCGACCTTCCCGACGCCTACCTCTCGGTCACCGAAGCGCTTCGCGCCGGCGGCTTCGCGCACAACGCGAAAGTCAGGCTCAAGTGGATCGCCTCCGATGAATGTGGAACCCCGGAAGGCGCCGCCACGCAACTCTCCGACGTCGATGCGATCTGCGTCCCGGGTGGGTTCGGTGTGCGCGGGATCGAAGGCAAAGTCGGCGCACTCCGCTTCGCGCGGGAGAACGGCATCCCGGCGCTCGGCCTGTGCCTCGGACTCCAGTGCATGGTGATCGAATACGCGCGGCACGAGACAGGCCTGACCGGAGCATCCTCATCCGAATTCGACCCGGACACCGAATTCCCGGTCATCGCCACCATGGCGGAGCAGGTGGAGATCATCGCCGGCGGAGACCTCGGTGGAACCATGCGCCTCGGCCTGTACCCGGCGACGCTCGCCGAAGGCTCCATCGTCTCCGAACTGTACGGGGCGAACGAAGCGTCCGAGCGCCACCGCCACCGCTACGAAGTCAACAACGGCTATCGCGAACAGATCGCCGACGCCGGCCTGTGGTTCTCGGGCACGTCGCCCGACGGCCACCTGGTCGAATACGTCGAGCTTCCGCGTGACGTCCACCCGTTCTACGTGGGCACGCAGGCGCATCCCGAACTGCGTTCGCGGCCCAACCGGGCCCACCCGCTGTTCCGCGGGCTCGTGGGAGCGGCACTCGATCGTCAGAAGGCAAGCCGGCTGTTCGAAGTCACCCAGGACGCCTGA
- a CDS encoding ParA family protein yields MDEASLPAPLGPTGRPLRSFAMPKPLKTHGPARIIALCNQKGGVGKTTTSINLGAALAEYGRRVLAVDFDPQGALSAGLGAQTHDVTTIYDLLLSRTKDVSEAIQHTETPGLDIIPANIDLSAAEVHLVNEVAREQILASVLRKVSDDYDVILIDCQPSLGILTVNALTASHGVLIPLECEYFALRGVALLIETIDKVRERLNPAIQLDGILATMYDSRTLHSREVLERVVDAFGNNVLETVISRTVKFPDASVAATPITQFAPEHAAAEAYRQLSRELIARGAVA; encoded by the coding sequence CTGGATGAAGCGTCCCTTCCCGCCCCGCTCGGCCCCACCGGTCGCCCGCTGCGTTCCTTCGCCATGCCCAAGCCGCTGAAGACCCACGGCCCGGCCCGCATCATCGCACTCTGCAACCAGAAGGGCGGCGTCGGCAAGACGACGACGAGCATCAACCTGGGTGCTGCGCTGGCCGAATACGGGCGGCGTGTGCTCGCAGTCGACTTCGATCCGCAGGGCGCTCTCTCCGCCGGTCTCGGTGCGCAGACCCACGACGTCACGACGATCTACGACCTGCTGCTGTCGCGCACCAAAGATGTCAGCGAGGCCATCCAGCACACGGAGACGCCCGGACTCGACATCATCCCCGCGAACATCGACCTGTCGGCCGCCGAAGTACACCTCGTCAACGAAGTCGCTCGGGAACAGATCCTCGCGAGCGTTCTGCGCAAGGTGAGCGACGACTACGACGTGATCCTGATCGACTGCCAGCCGTCGCTCGGCATTCTGACGGTGAACGCGCTGACGGCGAGCCACGGCGTGCTGATCCCGCTCGAATGCGAGTACTTCGCCCTGCGCGGTGTCGCCCTGCTCATCGAGACCATCGACAAAGTGCGCGAGCGGCTCAACCCGGCGATCCAGCTCGACGGCATCCTGGCGACGATGTACGACTCGCGCACGCTGCACTCGCGCGAGGTGCTGGAAAGGGTCGTCGACGCGTTCGGCAACAACGTGCTCGAGACGGTGATCTCCCGCACGGTCAAGTTCCCGGATGCGTCGGTCGCCGCGACGCCGATCACCCAGTTCGCGCCGGAGCACGCGGCCGCCGAGGCCTACCGGCAGCTCTCCAGAGAGCTGATCGCGCGTGGCGCCGTCGCCTAG
- a CDS encoding NUDIX hydrolase gives MGARTDDLLSDDPETPDIVASENVFTGKVWNLRRETFRYNGHDIVREFVDHTGAVAILALDDDDRALLIKQYRHPVRYRDWEIPAGLLDLHGELPLAAAKRELAEEADLEADDWSVLAEFYTSPGGSDEAIRIYLARTVRPTAAAFDRTEEEADIEKRWVPLDEVVDAVLARRIQNPSLIVGALAARTARETGWSQLGAANSPWPRHPKLGKAGERERPDGDMRP, from the coding sequence GTGGGCGCCCGCACCGACGACCTGCTCTCGGACGACCCCGAGACGCCGGACATCGTCGCGTCCGAGAACGTGTTCACGGGCAAGGTGTGGAACCTCCGACGCGAGACGTTCCGGTACAACGGTCACGACATCGTCCGTGAATTCGTCGACCACACCGGTGCGGTGGCGATCCTCGCCCTCGACGACGATGACCGGGCGCTCCTGATCAAGCAGTACCGGCATCCGGTGCGGTACCGCGACTGGGAGATCCCCGCCGGGCTGCTCGATCTGCACGGCGAACTTCCGCTCGCCGCGGCGAAACGCGAACTCGCCGAAGAGGCCGACCTCGAAGCCGACGACTGGAGCGTGCTCGCCGAGTTCTACACCTCGCCCGGCGGCAGCGACGAGGCGATCCGCATCTACCTGGCCCGCACGGTGCGCCCGACTGCGGCGGCTTTCGACCGCACCGAAGAAGAGGCGGACATCGAGAAGCGCTGGGTCCCGCTCGACGAGGTGGTGGATGCGGTGCTCGCCAGACGCATCCAGAACCCGTCACTCATCGTCGGAGCCCTCGCGGCCCGTACGGCGCGGGAGACCGGATGGTCGCAGCTGGGAGCCGCCAACAGCCCCTGGCCGCGGCATCCCAAACTCGGCAAGGCCGGCGAGCGCGAGCGGCCGGACGGGGACATGCGGCCGTGA
- the recN gene encoding DNA repair protein RecN, whose protein sequence is MIEEISIKDLGVIAEAALPLGPGFTALTGETGAGKTMVVSALGLLLGERADTGAVRLGSPQAWVEGRWRVRDTGDVVDRVRDAGGDVDPIDNGTAELVLSRSVSAEGRSRAVVGGRSAPVSVLTELGEQLVVVHGQSDQVRLRSAVAQREALDRYAGAELAGALQNYQHVFYRWNENRAELDELVADQDRRAREAEDLRLAMAEIETVAPQPGEDEELAERSERLSNLEDLRVAAASARELLSAEESEGADALALLDTARRNLERVSSHDAQLVALAEAVANANYLVSDIAAQLSSYLAGLDTDGARELEIVQERRAELTTLIRKYGPTLDEVIRNLETGSSRLFELDGDSERIDQLRNGVDDDRVLLDELATALTELRTTAAERLGEAVSDELSALAMADARVIVQVAEREEFTATGRDLVSILLQPHAGAEPRALGRGASGGELSRVMLAIEVVIAGSDPVPTFIFDEIDAGVGGASAIEIGRRLARLAETAQVIVVTHLAQVAAFATNHLTVVKGSDGSVTASSVRQLGGDERIAEMARLLSGLPDSESGLAHARELIEMASGASV, encoded by the coding sequence GTGATTGAGGAGATCTCGATCAAAGACCTGGGCGTCATTGCCGAAGCGGCACTCCCACTCGGACCGGGATTCACAGCACTCACGGGCGAGACGGGCGCGGGCAAGACGATGGTCGTCTCGGCGCTGGGACTCCTCCTCGGAGAGCGCGCCGACACCGGCGCTGTGCGGCTCGGCAGCCCGCAGGCGTGGGTCGAAGGCCGCTGGCGGGTACGCGATACCGGAGACGTGGTCGATCGTGTGCGTGATGCGGGAGGCGACGTCGACCCCATCGACAACGGAACAGCCGAGCTCGTGCTGAGCCGGTCTGTGTCCGCAGAAGGGCGCAGCCGTGCGGTGGTCGGCGGGCGCAGCGCGCCGGTGAGCGTACTCACCGAACTCGGCGAGCAGCTCGTCGTCGTCCACGGGCAGTCCGATCAAGTCAGGCTCCGATCGGCCGTCGCCCAGCGAGAAGCGCTCGACCGCTACGCGGGTGCCGAACTCGCTGGGGCGCTGCAGAACTACCAGCACGTGTTCTACCGCTGGAACGAGAACCGTGCCGAACTCGACGAACTCGTGGCCGACCAGGATCGACGCGCACGAGAAGCAGAAGACCTGCGGCTCGCGATGGCGGAGATCGAGACCGTGGCTCCCCAGCCCGGTGAAGACGAAGAACTCGCCGAGCGGTCGGAACGGCTCTCCAACCTCGAAGACCTGCGCGTCGCCGCCGCGAGTGCGCGAGAGCTCCTCTCCGCTGAAGAATCCGAAGGCGCCGACGCCCTCGCACTGCTCGACACGGCCCGCCGCAACCTCGAACGTGTGTCCTCGCACGACGCTCAACTCGTCGCGCTCGCCGAAGCCGTCGCAAACGCCAACTACCTCGTATCCGACATCGCGGCCCAGCTCTCGTCCTACCTGGCCGGCCTCGACACCGACGGCGCGCGTGAGCTGGAGATCGTCCAGGAGCGGCGAGCCGAGCTGACCACGCTGATCCGCAAGTACGGTCCAACACTCGACGAGGTCATCCGCAACCTGGAGACCGGCAGTTCGCGGTTGTTCGAACTCGACGGGGACTCCGAACGCATCGACCAGCTGCGCAACGGCGTCGACGACGACCGGGTGCTGCTCGACGAACTCGCGACAGCGCTGACCGAACTCCGCACGACTGCAGCCGAACGACTCGGCGAGGCCGTGTCCGATGAGCTCTCAGCGCTCGCCATGGCTGACGCCCGGGTCATCGTGCAGGTCGCTGAGCGCGAAGAGTTCACGGCGACCGGCCGCGACCTCGTGTCGATCCTGCTCCAGCCGCACGCCGGCGCCGAGCCACGGGCGCTCGGGCGCGGAGCATCCGGAGGCGAGCTCTCGCGCGTGATGCTCGCGATCGAAGTCGTCATCGCGGGGAGCGACCCGGTGCCCACCTTCATCTTCGACGAGATCGACGCCGGCGTCGGGGGAGCATCCGCGATCGAGATCGGCAGGCGACTCGCCCGGCTCGCAGAGACCGCCCAGGTGATCGTCGTCACCCACCTCGCACAGGTCGCGGCGTTCGCGACGAATCACCTCACCGTGGTCAAAGGCAGCGACGGGTCGGTGACCGCATCGAGCGTGCGCCAGCTGGGCGGCGACGAACGTATCGCCGAAATGGCGCGACTGCTGTCAGGACTGCCCGACTCCGAAAGCGGCCTCGCGCACGCGCGGGAGCTCATCGAGATGGCTTCGGGCGCCTCGGTGTGA
- the xerD gene encoding site-specific tyrosine recombinase XerD, whose protein sequence is MTIATAVDSYLRHVSIERGLSANTVAAYRRDLGVYANWLTGEGVDDPAAITSAQVSAFARHLGTREDAPLTASSMARMLSTVRGFHRFLLEEQLAPADVAREVKPPKLASRLPKAITIDQVAALLAATDGDDIQSLRDKALLELLYATGARVSEAVDLNVDDVIDEDIVRLTGKGSKQRIVPLGSFARAALDAYLVRARPALSVRGKATPALFLGMRGQRVSRQNAWLIIRSAAERAHLGVEVSPHTLRHSFATHLLAGGADVRVVQELLGHSSVATTQIYTLVTADTLRDMYTTAHPRAR, encoded by the coding sequence GTGACCATCGCGACGGCTGTGGACTCCTACCTGCGGCATGTCTCGATCGAGAGGGGCCTCTCGGCCAACACGGTCGCCGCCTACCGGCGCGACCTCGGTGTCTACGCGAACTGGCTCACCGGCGAAGGGGTCGACGACCCGGCCGCCATCACCTCCGCGCAGGTGTCGGCGTTCGCGCGCCACCTCGGAACCCGCGAAGACGCGCCGCTCACGGCGTCGTCGATGGCGCGGATGCTGTCCACGGTCCGCGGATTCCACCGGTTCCTGCTCGAAGAACAGCTCGCCCCGGCAGACGTTGCCCGCGAGGTGAAGCCGCCCAAACTCGCCAGCCGCCTGCCGAAAGCGATCACGATCGACCAGGTCGCAGCCCTGCTCGCGGCCACCGACGGCGACGACATCCAGTCGTTGCGTGACAAGGCGCTGCTCGAGCTCCTCTACGCGACCGGCGCCCGCGTGAGTGAGGCGGTCGACCTGAACGTCGACGACGTGATCGACGAGGACATCGTGCGACTCACCGGCAAGGGCTCGAAACAGCGGATCGTGCCGCTCGGAAGTTTCGCCCGCGCGGCCCTCGACGCCTACCTGGTGCGGGCGCGACCGGCCCTGTCCGTGCGGGGAAAGGCGACACCGGCGCTGTTCCTGGGGATGCGCGGACAGCGGGTGTCGCGCCAGAACGCCTGGTTGATCATCCGCTCGGCGGCGGAGCGCGCGCACCTCGGCGTCGAGGTGTCACCGCACACGCTCAGGCACTCCTTCGCCACCCATCTGCTCGCCGGGGGAGCCGACGTGCGGGTCGTGCAGGAACTGCTCGGCCACTCGTCGGTCGCGACGACGCAGATCTACACCCTCGTGACGGCCGACACCCTGCGCGACATGTACACGACGGCGCACCCGCGCGCTCGGTGA
- a CDS encoding TlyA family RNA methyltransferase — MAEGRLDVAMTERGLARSRSHAAKLIADGLVTVDGEGVVKAASKVGDDQLIEVAVTDRYVSRGAHKLIGALDAFGVPVRGRVAMDVGASTGGFSQVLLERDARLVIAIDVGHGQLAPELTREPRLRSFEGVNARTLTAESLAGLLGETTRPDLVVGDLSFISLRMVLPALVETAADGADFVLLVKPQFEVGRTGIREGIVREPALRADAVANVLWAAQDLGIGTAGIVSSTIVGSQGNHEYLVWLSATTGRNPTEWLNEINAMVGA; from the coding sequence ATGGCTGAGGGCCGCCTCGACGTCGCGATGACGGAGCGCGGACTCGCCCGCTCCCGCTCGCACGCTGCCAAACTGATCGCCGACGGGCTGGTGACCGTCGACGGTGAAGGAGTCGTGAAGGCCGCTTCCAAGGTCGGCGACGACCAGCTGATCGAGGTCGCAGTGACCGACCGCTACGTGAGCCGCGGGGCGCACAAACTCATCGGCGCCCTCGACGCGTTCGGTGTGCCGGTCCGCGGACGCGTCGCGATGGATGTCGGCGCGTCGACCGGCGGGTTCAGTCAGGTCCTGCTGGAGCGGGATGCGCGGCTCGTGATCGCGATCGACGTCGGCCACGGGCAGCTCGCTCCGGAATTGACGCGCGAGCCGCGACTGCGATCGTTCGAAGGCGTCAACGCGCGGACCCTGACAGCTGAGTCGCTCGCCGGTCTGCTCGGCGAGACCACCCGACCCGACCTCGTCGTCGGCGATCTCTCCTTCATCTCGCTGCGGATGGTGCTGCCGGCGCTCGTCGAGACCGCCGCTGATGGCGCGGACTTCGTGCTCCTGGTCAAACCGCAATTCGAGGTCGGTCGGACGGGGATCCGCGAGGGTATCGTTCGGGAGCCGGCGCTGAGGGCGGATGCGGTGGCGAACGTCTTGTGGGCTGCGCAGGATCTGGGCATCGGAACGGCCGGCATCGTCTCCTCCACAATCGTGGGCAGCCAAGGAAATCATGAGTATCTTGTCTGGCTGAGCGCGACGACGGGTCGCAATCCGACAGAATGGTTGAACGAGATCAACGCGATGGTTGGAGCGTGA
- a CDS encoding segregation and condensation protein A, with amino-acid sequence MQPVARSFRVDLGHFEGPFDLLLSLITKHELDITDISLSRVTDEFISYLRTIDSDKNLDEASEFLVVAATLLDLKVAGLLPQGELVDAEDVALLEARDLLFARLLQYRAFKEASAWFQAGLEAEATRHARSVRLEDKFRQRTPELVWTLSVDDFAALATLALTPRELPTVGLDHLHAPLVSIREQAAHVVGMLRSGETLTFRQLIAGADQKGVVIARFLAVLELYRHAAIAFEQVEPLGELSLRWTAEHWSQENLANLGADYDG; translated from the coding sequence GTGCAGCCGGTCGCGCGCAGTTTCCGTGTCGACCTGGGCCACTTCGAGGGACCGTTCGATCTGCTGCTGAGCCTGATCACCAAGCACGAGCTCGACATCACCGACATCTCGCTGAGCCGCGTCACCGACGAGTTCATCAGCTACCTGCGCACCATCGACTCGGACAAGAACCTCGACGAGGCCAGCGAGTTCCTGGTCGTCGCGGCGACCCTGCTCGACCTGAAGGTCGCAGGGCTCCTGCCGCAGGGCGAACTCGTGGACGCGGAAGACGTGGCGCTCCTCGAAGCACGTGACCTCCTTTTCGCGCGGCTGCTGCAGTACCGGGCGTTCAAGGAGGCGTCGGCCTGGTTCCAGGCTGGACTCGAGGCGGAGGCCACCCGGCATGCGCGGAGCGTTCGACTGGAGGACAAGTTCCGCCAGCGGACACCCGAACTGGTGTGGACCCTGTCGGTCGACGACTTCGCCGCGCTCGCGACCCTCGCGCTGACGCCGCGCGAGCTGCCGACCGTCGGACTGGACCACCTCCACGCGCCGCTGGTGAGCATCCGGGAACAGGCGGCGCACGTCGTCGGGATGCTGCGCTCCGGTGAGACGCTGACCTTCCGGCAGCTGATCGCGGGCGCCGACCAGAAAGGCGTCGTGATCGCCCGGTTCCTGGCGGTGCTGGAGCTGTACCGGCACGCAGCGATCGCGTTCGAGCAGGTCGAACCGCTCGGCGAACTCAGCCTCAGATGGACGGCCGAACACTGGTCACAGGAGAATCTTGCTAACCTCGGAGCCGACTATGACGGATGA
- a CDS encoding NAD kinase: MDAPARYILVVAHTGRQDSLDAGVAVCSQLLEAGATPVLSEDERRDLLAAEPGLVEVAVLGADVRPEELELVIVLGGDGTILRAAELVRGCGAPLLGVNLGHVGFLAESERDDLREAVARGLANDYTVEERMTLSARVKVDNQVVYESWALNEATVEKASRERMLEVVIEVDGRPMESFGCDGVVMSTPTGSTAYSFSAGGPVVWPGVAALLLVPLSAHALFARPLVVDAESSLAVEVLDRAGGAGILWCDGRRAFDLPPGARVVVRRSPIPVRLARLHPGPFTDRLVHKFDLPVTGWRGPAGRE; this comes from the coding sequence ATGGATGCACCTGCACGGTACATCCTCGTCGTTGCGCACACAGGCAGACAGGATTCGCTCGATGCGGGCGTCGCCGTCTGCTCCCAGCTCCTGGAAGCCGGAGCCACCCCTGTGCTCAGTGAAGACGAGCGGCGTGATCTGCTCGCGGCTGAGCCGGGGCTCGTCGAAGTCGCCGTCCTCGGCGCGGACGTGCGCCCCGAAGAACTCGAACTGGTCATCGTGCTCGGGGGCGACGGCACGATCCTGCGTGCGGCCGAGCTGGTGCGCGGATGCGGCGCGCCGCTTCTCGGGGTCAACCTGGGCCATGTGGGGTTCCTCGCCGAGAGCGAGCGCGATGACCTGCGTGAGGCGGTGGCCCGCGGGCTCGCCAACGACTACACGGTCGAGGAGCGTATGACGCTGTCGGCACGTGTCAAGGTCGACAACCAGGTGGTGTACGAAAGCTGGGCGCTCAATGAGGCCACCGTCGAGAAGGCGAGCCGCGAGCGGATGCTCGAGGTCGTCATCGAAGTCGACGGGCGTCCCATGGAGAGTTTCGGCTGCGACGGCGTCGTGATGTCGACCCCCACCGGATCGACGGCGTATTCGTTCTCCGCGGGCGGCCCGGTCGTCTGGCCGGGGGTGGCGGCCCTGCTGCTGGTGCCGCTGAGCGCGCACGCACTCTTCGCCCGACCGCTCGTGGTCGATGCGGAGTCCTCGCTCGCTGTGGAAGTGCTCGACAGGGCGGGCGGTGCGGGCATCCTCTGGTGCGACGGGCGGCGCGCGTTCGACCTCCCGCCGGGCGCCCGTGTCGTCGTTCGGCGTTCGCCGATCCCGGTGCGGCTGGCGCGGCTTCACCCGGGACCATTCACCGACCGCCTCGTCCACAAGTTCGATCTCCCGGTGACGGGATGGCGGGGGCCGGCGGGTCGTGAATGA